The DNA sequence CGCGATCTTCTCCGCCCACTCGCCCGACGGCCGCCTCGTCGGGGAGCACCTCCGCCGCACGAGGCTGGCCGCCGCCCACCAGGACCTCCTCGACGGCGACCCGGGACGCGGGGACACCGTCACCGCCATCGCACACCGCTGGGGGTTCCCGGGTGCCTCGGCATTCGCCAAGCTCTACAGCACCGTCTACGGCGTCAGCCCGAGACGCGTCCTGGAACGGTGACCAGCACAAGGGGGATCGCATGAAAGTCGCCTACGCCGCAGCGGAGACCACCGACGCCACGATCGAAGCGCTCGCGCCGTTCTTCCCGGACGTGCGGTTCGGGGCGGTCGGCAGCGACGAGCTGCGCTTCGAGCTGGAGGCGCACACGGCGAGCGGCGTCGTCCTCACGGACTACACCATCGAGGGACTCGAGCTCCAGATGACCACGGAGATGCCCGGGTTCATGGTCGGCGAGAGCCCGATGGACGGCCGGATGACGATCGGGCGGGAGCCCATCGACACCACCCAGCCGGTCGCGATCCCGCACCACGGACTCGACGCCGTGCTGACCAGCGTCGACGCCCGCGCCATCCAGCTCGACACGGAGGCCGTCCTCCGGTTCGTCCGCGTCGACCTCGGCGCCGACCGGATCGACCTGCACAACATCGGCACCGCCCCGCTCACCGTGGAGGCCGGGGAGCGCTGGCACACGGTGGCCGACTTCGTCCACCACAGCATGCTCGACGGCACCGCGGACGAGCCGCTGATCGGCGCCGCCC is a window from the Leifsonia shinshuensis genome containing:
- a CDS encoding helix-turn-helix transcriptional regulator, which encodes MKVAYAAAETTDATIEALAPFFPDVRFGAVGSDELRFELEAHTASGVVLTDYTIEGLELQMTTEMPGFMVGESPMDGRMTIGREPIDTTQPVAIPHHGLDAVLTSVDARAIQLDTEAVLRFVRVDLGADRIDLHNIGTAPLTVEAGERWHTVADFVHHSMLDGTADEPLIGAALSELLVGAYLTTFPTTWLDDRKPTNSSNHSVAAVRRAKEFVDDNRHLPIQVSDIAAAARMSVRGLQDLFRRETGKTPMEYLRLARLEAAHRELVDGDPTLGHTVGDIAHRWGFGHIPRFSAYYRDQYGQNPGDTLRG